In a single window of the Xylanimonas protaetiae genome:
- a CDS encoding glycosyltransferase, with amino-acid sequence MPVLNGAATVEEQLRALLGQRRDSDWCVVVADNGSSDGTQEVVRELALSDERLRLLDVSDRRGAAAARNLAVLRTSSEYVLFCDSDDVVGVDWIPQMRGALSRSAIVAGRLDGTRLNPVRRQRWRHIPQTDGLQHAAAPEGLMSASAQNLGIRRDLFASLRGFDERYVTYEDSDLCVRAQLAGESIAFVPGAVVHLRVRGTLTSGLRQAYRYGRGRRTLATAYGSGDPGRERFWSRVLRTVRPLLGAAKVSVLDREGAASALWFAVFTWGCEFGSVFPGATSRGDGRVGSRKQA; translated from the coding sequence GTGCCCGTCCTGAATGGAGCGGCCACGGTCGAGGAGCAGCTCCGGGCGCTGCTCGGCCAGAGGCGTGACAGTGACTGGTGCGTGGTCGTCGCCGACAACGGCTCTTCGGACGGGACCCAGGAGGTTGTCCGGGAACTGGCGCTCAGCGACGAACGCCTCCGTCTGCTTGACGTGTCCGATCGCCGAGGAGCCGCGGCCGCGCGCAACCTCGCCGTGTTGCGGACCTCGAGCGAGTACGTGCTGTTCTGTGACTCCGACGATGTCGTCGGAGTCGACTGGATACCGCAGATGCGCGGGGCTCTCTCTCGCAGCGCGATCGTGGCCGGCAGGCTCGATGGCACCCGGTTGAACCCTGTCCGTAGGCAGCGCTGGCGGCACATCCCGCAGACCGATGGGCTCCAGCACGCTGCGGCCCCAGAGGGACTGATGTCGGCGAGCGCCCAGAATCTCGGCATTCGCCGGGACCTGTTCGCGAGCCTCCGAGGGTTCGACGAGCGCTACGTCACCTATGAGGACAGCGACCTGTGCGTGCGCGCGCAGCTTGCGGGTGAGTCGATCGCATTCGTCCCGGGTGCAGTGGTTCACCTGAGAGTTCGCGGGACCCTCACTTCCGGTCTGCGGCAGGCATATCGATATGGTCGCGGCAGGAGGACCCTGGCTACGGCTTACGGGTCCGGCGACCCGGGCCGGGAGAGGTTCTGGTCCCGGGTCTTGCGCACGGTGCGCCCCCTCCTTGGTGCCGCGAAGGTCTCGGTGCTCGATCGCGAAGGTGCTGCGTCGGCACTATGGTTCGCGGTGTTCACGTGGGGATGCGAGTTCGGGTCAGTGTTCCCCGGAGCAACGAGCCGGGGCGATGGGCGTGTTGGGAGCCGGAAGCAAGCGTGA
- a CDS encoding PIG-L deacetylase family protein, protein MIALGLPYGELSVLAIGAHPDDIEIACGGTLLTLADRGKVRATFATMTGEPARKAEAMAAAQAFVPGARSLFWDLPDGRLPAHWSDVKEALESLGSELRPDLILSPSRDDSHQDHRLVAELIPTVWRDTLVLEYEIPKWDGDLGSVSTYVPVGDEMAHRKVELLTKHYASQIGRDWWDDEMFLGLMRLRGVECRHRYAEGFVVRKVALDVGH, encoded by the coding sequence GTGATCGCCCTGGGCCTCCCGTACGGCGAGCTGTCCGTGTTGGCGATCGGGGCTCACCCGGACGACATCGAAATCGCGTGCGGCGGAACGCTCCTGACGCTCGCTGACCGAGGAAAGGTTCGCGCGACGTTCGCAACGATGACGGGCGAGCCGGCGCGCAAGGCGGAGGCGATGGCCGCCGCACAAGCGTTCGTGCCGGGGGCCCGATCGCTGTTCTGGGACCTTCCGGACGGGCGCCTTCCGGCGCACTGGAGCGACGTCAAGGAGGCGCTGGAGAGCCTCGGGAGCGAGCTTCGGCCCGACCTTATCCTCAGCCCGAGCCGGGACGACTCGCATCAGGACCATCGGCTGGTGGCAGAGCTCATCCCCACTGTGTGGCGTGACACACTCGTTCTTGAATACGAGATCCCCAAGTGGGACGGAGACCTGGGGTCCGTGTCGACCTATGTACCGGTGGGCGACGAGATGGCGCACCGTAAGGTGGAGCTGCTGACGAAGCATTACGCATCGCAGATTGGCCGGGACTGGTGGGACGATGAGATGTTCCTCGGCCTGATGAGGCTGCGGGGCGTTGAGTGCAGGCATCGATATGCCGAAGGGTTCGTAGTCCGGAAGGTGGCACTTGATGTCGGTCATTGA
- a CDS encoding sugar phosphate nucleotidyltransferase, giving the protein MKVVLFCGGLGMRMRTGSDSLPKPMMPIGTRPVLWHIMKYYAHFGHTEFILCLGYGANSVKDYFLNYQETHSNDFVLTKGGQEVELLSSDISDWRITFVDTGMDTAIGERLRRVRKYLEDDDVFLANYGDVLTDAPMNQIIDEFLATNAVGSLMAVSPQDSFHVVRFDDGGWMKDIEPVADMSMCINGGYFVLRQGIFDYLDEGEDLVGDACIRAARDGRFRVHPHTGFWAPMDTLKERSMLEEMNRVGNRPWAVWDEASQGGPRRMPDVDVPEVTVR; this is encoded by the coding sequence GTGAAGGTTGTGTTGTTCTGTGGTGGGCTCGGCATGCGTATGCGTACCGGATCGGACTCATTGCCCAAGCCGATGATGCCGATCGGGACTCGACCGGTGCTCTGGCACATCATGAAGTATTACGCTCACTTTGGGCACACCGAGTTCATCCTGTGCCTGGGGTACGGCGCCAACTCCGTCAAAGACTATTTCCTCAACTACCAAGAGACTCATTCGAACGACTTCGTCTTGACGAAGGGAGGGCAGGAGGTCGAGCTGCTTTCGAGCGACATCAGCGACTGGCGCATCACGTTCGTGGACACCGGAATGGATACGGCGATTGGCGAGCGCCTGCGTCGCGTGCGCAAGTACCTTGAAGACGACGATGTCTTCCTGGCAAACTACGGTGACGTACTCACCGACGCCCCGATGAACCAGATCATCGATGAGTTCCTCGCGACGAACGCAGTCGGCAGCCTAATGGCGGTATCCCCTCAGGACTCGTTCCACGTGGTGCGGTTCGACGACGGTGGATGGATGAAAGACATCGAGCCTGTCGCAGACATGAGCATGTGTATCAACGGTGGTTACTTCGTGCTCCGGCAGGGCATCTTTGACTACCTTGACGAGGGCGAGGACCTCGTCGGGGACGCCTGCATCCGGGCCGCGCGCGACGGTCGGTTCCGCGTCCACCCCCACACCGGTTTCTGGGCGCCGATGGATACGCTCAAGGAGCGATCGATGCTCGAAGAGATGAACCGCGTGGGCAACCGCCCGTGGGCGGTCTGGGACGAGGCCTCTCAGGGCGGGCCGCGACGGATGCCCGATGTCGACGTGCCCGAGGTGACCGTACGGTGA
- a CDS encoding LLM class flavin-dependent oxidoreductase produces MDVGSLRFIASLPRLDRDPLAWRDSVRRVEAHGYDAIAVSEHVSGGWQMDAWTGLAVAAGCTESISLVTLVLNNDLHRPAWLAKASATLDVLSGGRFELGIGAGWLAADYSASGVALDSPRTRVDRLVEALEILRLWREGGHVDFAGAHYHVDALEVVPPPTRPEGVPIWLGASLPRMLRLAGERANVVSVHPAMGDHSTQAMVAEIAPETIRAKIAMARDAAAAAGRPAPEIQLTVHDIEIDGLGSRSGWVAEAVDAGVLGKTPASMRGTAQDVADQVAFWASELGVSRWRLGSDSDLAAPVIALLGKGTPTGDVEGGPS; encoded by the coding sequence GTGGACGTCGGCTCGCTGCGCTTCATCGCGTCGTTGCCGCGCCTGGACCGCGACCCGCTCGCTTGGCGCGACTCAGTACGCCGGGTTGAGGCGCACGGCTACGACGCGATAGCGGTGTCGGAGCACGTCTCCGGTGGATGGCAGATGGACGCCTGGACTGGCCTAGCGGTCGCGGCCGGATGCACGGAGTCGATCAGCCTGGTGACGCTGGTACTCAACAACGATCTGCACCGTCCCGCGTGGCTGGCCAAGGCTTCGGCGACCCTCGACGTGTTGAGCGGTGGACGCTTCGAGCTCGGGATCGGCGCCGGCTGGCTCGCCGCCGACTACTCGGCGAGCGGTGTAGCGCTCGACTCGCCTCGGACTCGCGTCGACCGGCTCGTCGAGGCCCTGGAGATCCTTCGTCTGTGGCGCGAAGGCGGTCATGTCGACTTTGCTGGAGCGCACTATCACGTCGATGCGCTCGAGGTCGTCCCGCCCCCGACCCGCCCGGAGGGCGTCCCGATCTGGCTGGGGGCGTCTCTGCCTCGCATGCTCCGGCTCGCCGGCGAACGCGCCAACGTCGTCAGCGTCCACCCTGCGATGGGGGATCACAGCACTCAGGCGATGGTCGCGGAGATCGCGCCGGAGACGATTCGCGCGAAGATCGCGATGGCGCGGGACGCTGCAGCGGCAGCGGGCAGACCTGCGCCGGAGATCCAGCTCACCGTCCATGACATTGAGATCGACGGCCTCGGCTCCCGGTCGGGCTGGGTGGCTGAGGCCGTTGATGCCGGCGTCCTGGGCAAGACGCCGGCGTCGATGCGCGGGACCGCGCAAGACGTGGCCGACCAGGTGGCGTTCTGGGCGTCGGAACTCGGCGTGTCGCGATGGCGGCTCGGAAGCGACTCGGACCTGGCGGCCCCGGTGATTGCGTTGCTCGGAAAAGGAACCCCGACCGGGGACGTCGAAGGAGGCCCTTCGTGA
- a CDS encoding dTDP-4-dehydrorhamnose 3,5-epimerase family protein translates to MHVTTTRLPGLLRLIPEPHHDERGLFTRTFDTAVASEAGIDPGSFLQDSQSRSRRGVVRGLHGRVGRGEAKLVRVSHGAVFDVVVDARPDSPTFGEVETFILDDETFTSLYIPRGVLHGHQTLTSTADFCYRIDAMHNPAEDISVHHLDGDLAIPWPVPIGVVSERDRVAGSWQDLVTRLRMTADPDPDPDPDPDPDPDPDEH, encoded by the coding sequence GTGCACGTCACCACTACGCGTCTACCCGGGCTCCTCCGCCTCATCCCGGAACCGCACCATGATGAACGCGGGCTCTTCACGCGAACCTTCGACACCGCGGTCGCAAGCGAGGCGGGAATCGACCCCGGCTCCTTCCTCCAGGACAGCCAGTCGAGATCCCGCCGCGGCGTAGTCCGCGGGCTGCACGGCCGCGTCGGCCGCGGTGAGGCGAAGCTCGTGCGGGTCTCGCACGGCGCGGTGTTCGACGTCGTCGTAGACGCCAGGCCGGACTCGCCGACGTTCGGCGAGGTGGAGACGTTCATCCTCGACGACGAGACGTTCACGTCGCTCTACATCCCGCGCGGTGTCCTGCACGGACACCAGACGCTGACGTCGACGGCCGACTTCTGCTATCGCATCGACGCGATGCATAACCCCGCCGAGGACATCTCCGTCCACCACCTTGACGGCGACCTTGCGATCCCATGGCCCGTACCGATCGGAGTGGTGAGCGAACGCGACCGGGTCGCAGGGTCCTGGCAGGATCTCGTCACGCGGCTCCGCATGACCGCGGACCCAGACCCAGACCCAGACCCAGACCCAGACCCAGACCCAGACCCAGACGAGCACTGA
- a CDS encoding IS1634 family transposase, whose amino-acid sequence MVWVRRVRTASGATAVQIVESVNGRRRIVRHVGSAHDEVALGLLMDEAADLIKGDQQLELDLGLQAVSRYAPLIPVPQPPALFGQTPSRARGWMPAPLLRRSFSRILYDAIGGVFDELGFDIVGDDTFRDLVIARIVEPTSLLDVDRVLSDLGRVAASLSTRKRTLKRAQDGRYRDLIAKACFTFAQASDDVSLVLYDVTTLYFEAEKEDDLRKVGYSKERRVDPQIVVGLLVDRTGFPLEIGCFEGNKAETLTILPVIKSFQARHGIEGMVIVADAGMLSGANLRELDDAGFSFIVGSRQTTAPLDLASHYRWHGTVFTDGQMIDTITPKHRGATPVNDVNVKAEPVWTKTGTPASWRAVWAYSAKRFARDNRTLTAQEDRARSVIDGDKPARATRFVKTTGTARTLDETALARARKVAGLKGYVTNIPATVMAPGEVISSYHDLWHVEQSFRMSKTDLQARPFFARTRDAIEAHLTIVFTALAVSRTIQDRTGLSIRKVLRELRPLRSATIEINGVIRDAEPAIPADKQAILDAIRKPARH is encoded by the coding sequence GTGGTGTGGGTTCGGCGGGTGAGGACGGCGTCGGGTGCGACGGCGGTCCAGATCGTCGAGTCCGTGAACGGGCGGCGGCGGATCGTGCGGCATGTCGGGTCGGCGCATGACGAGGTCGCGCTCGGCCTGTTGATGGATGAGGCGGCCGATCTGATCAAGGGTGACCAGCAGTTGGAGCTCGACCTTGGCCTGCAGGCCGTGTCGAGGTACGCCCCGTTGATTCCCGTCCCGCAGCCGCCGGCCCTGTTCGGGCAGACGCCCTCCCGTGCGCGTGGGTGGATGCCCGCGCCCCTGCTGCGGCGCTCGTTCTCCCGGATCCTGTACGACGCGATCGGGGGCGTGTTCGACGAGCTCGGTTTCGACATCGTCGGCGACGACACCTTCCGCGACCTGGTGATCGCGCGGATCGTGGAGCCGACCTCGCTGCTCGACGTCGACCGGGTCCTGTCCGACCTGGGCCGGGTCGCCGCGTCGCTGTCCACGCGGAAGCGGACGTTGAAGCGGGCGCAGGACGGCCGGTACCGGGACCTGATCGCGAAGGCGTGCTTCACGTTCGCGCAGGCCAGCGATGATGTGTCCCTCGTGCTGTATGACGTGACCACGCTCTACTTCGAAGCGGAGAAGGAAGACGACCTGCGCAAGGTCGGCTACTCCAAAGAACGTCGCGTCGACCCGCAGATCGTCGTCGGCCTCCTCGTAGACAGGACCGGGTTCCCCCTCGAGATCGGCTGCTTCGAGGGGAACAAGGCCGAAACGCTCACGATCCTGCCCGTCATCAAGTCCTTCCAAGCCAGGCACGGCATCGAGGGCATGGTCATCGTCGCGGACGCCGGCATGCTCTCCGGTGCGAACCTGCGCGAGCTCGACGACGCCGGGTTCTCCTTCATCGTCGGCTCCCGCCAGACCACCGCGCCCCTCGACCTGGCCTCGCACTACCGGTGGCACGGCACCGTGTTCACCGACGGGCAGATGATCGACACGATCACCCCCAAGCACCGCGGCGCGACGCCCGTCAATGACGTCAACGTCAAGGCCGAGCCCGTGTGGACGAAGACCGGGACCCCGGCGTCATGGCGGGCCGTGTGGGCCTACTCCGCGAAGAGGTTCGCGAGAGACAACCGGACCCTGACCGCGCAGGAGGACCGCGCCCGATCAGTCATCGACGGTGACAAGCCCGCCCGCGCCACCCGGTTCGTCAAGACCACCGGAACCGCCCGCACCCTCGACGAGACCGCCCTGGCCAGGGCGCGGAAGGTCGCCGGCCTCAAGGGCTACGTCACGAACATCCCCGCCACGGTCATGGCCCCAGGCGAGGTCATCTCCAGCTACCACGATCTGTGGCACGTCGAGCAGTCCTTCCGGATGTCGAAGACAGACCTGCAGGCCAGACCCTTCTTCGCGAGGACACGCGACGCGATCGAAGCCCACCTCACCATCGTCTTCACCGCGCTGGCCGTCTCCCGCACGATCCAGGACCGCACCGGACTGTCCATCCGGAAAGTCCTGCGCGAGCTACGACCACTGCGCTCCGCGACCATCGAGATCAACGGCGTCATCCGCGACGCCGAACCCGCCATCCCCGCCGACAAGCAGGCCATCCTCGACGCGATCAGGAAGCCCGCAAGGCACTAA
- a CDS encoding methyltransferase C-terminal domain-containing protein, producing MTAAQGAFAAVAPPVPAWRCRWCGGPDGTIVLDLGEQPAADHFPRPGDPPDPRYSLRMVLCAACGLAQLEADPTGAEEPRGLEPAALVAQTGQAVADLAAGGFAHPGAVVDEHPSPHGGSWLPSLAARGMLPRADGPVDLLVDSLGMMHEPDQRTALVARASRLAPAGVLALHVHPLSTILRDGTWNALRHGHFAYYSVTWLTAAAQDAGLVPVGLWHYGLYGGTVVLAFARAGSTLAAGVPAQGVPGLAAELAAEAAAGVADPASVRALQRQVSRSTAALRAWLDEHGAGTIGYGAASRAVALLAAAGVTRRDLAAVVDASPAKEGRAMPGGEPGDRVPILAPSQLAMLRPDHVLLFVPDLLDEVRRAYPQVEARGGRWVIAEPVPVDAEPDA from the coding sequence GTGACGGCGGCGCAGGGAGCCTTCGCCGCCGTGGCGCCGCCCGTGCCCGCCTGGCGGTGTCGGTGGTGCGGTGGACCGGACGGCACGATCGTGCTCGACCTGGGCGAGCAGCCCGCGGCCGACCACTTCCCGCGCCCAGGCGACCCGCCCGACCCGCGCTACTCCTTGCGCATGGTGCTGTGCGCCGCGTGCGGGCTCGCCCAGCTCGAGGCCGACCCGACCGGCGCGGAGGAGCCGCGCGGTCTCGAGCCGGCCGCGCTCGTCGCGCAGACGGGCCAGGCCGTCGCCGACCTGGCCGCGGGCGGGTTCGCCCACCCGGGCGCCGTCGTGGACGAGCACCCCAGCCCGCACGGCGGCTCGTGGCTGCCGTCGCTCGCCGCGCGAGGCATGCTGCCGCGCGCCGACGGGCCGGTCGACCTGCTCGTGGACTCCCTCGGGATGATGCACGAGCCGGATCAGCGCACCGCGCTCGTGGCCAGGGCCAGCAGGCTCGCGCCGGCGGGCGTGCTCGCGCTGCACGTCCATCCGCTGTCGACGATCCTGCGCGACGGCACGTGGAACGCGCTGCGGCACGGCCACTTCGCCTACTACAGCGTGACCTGGCTGACGGCCGCCGCGCAGGACGCCGGGCTCGTGCCCGTCGGGCTGTGGCACTACGGCCTCTACGGCGGGACCGTCGTCCTCGCCTTCGCCCGCGCCGGGTCCACCCTCGCCGCGGGCGTGCCCGCCCAGGGTGTCCCGGGCCTGGCGGCCGAGCTCGCGGCGGAGGCTGCCGCGGGGGTCGCCGACCCGGCTTCGGTGCGCGCGCTGCAGCGACAGGTCTCGCGCTCGACGGCGGCACTGCGTGCATGGCTGGACGAGCACGGGGCCGGCACCATCGGCTACGGCGCGGCGTCTCGCGCCGTCGCCCTGCTGGCTGCGGCGGGGGTGACGCGGCGCGACCTGGCCGCCGTCGTCGACGCGTCGCCCGCCAAGGAGGGCCGCGCCATGCCGGGCGGGGAGCCGGGGGACCGGGTGCCGATCCTTGCGCCCTCACAGTTGGCAATGCTGCGCCCGGACCACGTGCTCTTGTTCGTCCCTGACCTGCTCGATGAAGTACGGCGCGCCTACCCGCAGGTGGAGGCACGTGGCGGCCGGTGGGTCATCGCCGAACCCGTCCCGGTCGACGCCGAACCCGACGCGTGA
- a CDS encoding class I SAM-dependent methyltransferase, which translates to MMPTCRLCGAGLRRTFVDLGMSPPCESFLPAEQADAGETFYPLHVRVCEQCLLVQLPAYVRAEEIFDDYAYFSSFSDSWVEHARRYVEAASDRLGLAPDRSFVVEVASNDGYLLQHVVARGIRCLGIEPSGNVAEAAVAKGVPTLVEFLGEETGAKVRAEHGPADLVVANNVFAHVPDIVDFAKGLRALVADDGRVTIEIPHLLRLIAGNEYDTIYHEHFSYLSLLTTQRVLAAAGLTVVDVEELPSHGGSLRTWSAPTESVEAGIAPAPSDAVARVLADEAGAGLHTVQGHDGFAEQVAQVRDDALRFLLDARRAGKRVVAYGAPGKGNTLLNHCGIRADLVEFAVDRNPYKHGRVTPGTHIPIHPPEALDAARPDYVVVMPWNLRREISAQLAHVAEWGGKLVTFLPRFEVFEPGT; encoded by the coding sequence ATGATGCCGACGTGCCGGCTGTGCGGGGCGGGCCTGAGGCGGACGTTCGTCGACCTGGGCATGTCCCCGCCGTGCGAGAGCTTCCTGCCGGCCGAACAGGCGGACGCAGGCGAGACGTTCTACCCGCTGCACGTGCGCGTGTGCGAGCAGTGCCTGCTCGTGCAGCTGCCCGCCTACGTGCGTGCCGAGGAGATCTTCGACGACTACGCGTACTTCTCGTCGTTCTCCGACTCCTGGGTCGAGCACGCACGCCGCTACGTCGAGGCGGCCAGCGACCGGCTCGGGCTGGCGCCGGACCGGTCGTTCGTCGTCGAGGTCGCCAGCAACGACGGCTACCTGCTCCAGCATGTCGTCGCCCGCGGCATCCGGTGTCTCGGCATCGAACCGTCGGGCAACGTCGCCGAGGCGGCCGTCGCCAAGGGCGTGCCGACGCTCGTCGAGTTCCTGGGCGAGGAGACCGGCGCGAAGGTGCGGGCCGAGCACGGCCCCGCCGACCTCGTCGTCGCCAACAACGTCTTCGCGCACGTGCCGGACATCGTGGACTTCGCCAAGGGGCTGCGCGCGCTCGTGGCCGACGACGGCCGGGTGACGATCGAGATCCCGCACCTGCTGCGCCTCATCGCCGGCAACGAGTACGACACGATCTACCACGAGCACTTCAGCTACCTGTCGCTGCTGACCACGCAGCGCGTCCTGGCCGCAGCCGGCCTGACGGTCGTCGACGTCGAAGAGCTGCCGAGCCACGGCGGGTCGCTGCGCACCTGGTCTGCTCCCACCGAGTCCGTCGAAGCCGGCATCGCGCCCGCGCCCTCGGACGCGGTGGCGCGCGTGCTCGCCGACGAGGCGGGCGCGGGCCTGCACACCGTCCAGGGGCACGACGGGTTCGCCGAGCAGGTGGCCCAGGTGCGCGACGATGCGCTGCGGTTCCTCCTGGACGCCCGGCGTGCGGGCAAGCGCGTGGTCGCCTACGGGGCTCCTGGCAAGGGCAACACGCTGCTCAACCACTGCGGCATCCGCGCCGACCTCGTCGAGTTCGCGGTCGACCGCAACCCGTACAAGCACGGCCGCGTCACGCCCGGCACCCACATCCCCATCCACCCGCCCGAGGCGCTCGACGCCGCCCGGCCGGACTACGTGGTGGTGATGCCCTGGAACCTGCGGCGGGAGATCTCCGCCCAGCTTGCGCACGTCGCGGAGTGGGGCGGGAAGCTCGTGACGTTCCTGCCGCGGTTCGAGGTCTTCGAGCCCGGGACGTGA
- a CDS encoding NAD-dependent epimerase/dehydratase family protein — translation MRVLVTGDRGYIGAVLVPFFQARGHDVVGLDAGWYDGCDFGPQPGGYEQRTGDVRDARPEDLEGFDAVVHLAAISNDPIGHLNPQATYDVNCWGAVHMAKAAKAAGVGRFLFSSSCSLYGAAGDAPVSEASAFHPVTPYGESKVMAEQAISPLADDGFSPVYLRNATAYGSSPRLRADIVVNNLTGTAFTRGEVRLQSDGSPWRPLVHVLDISSAFLAALEAPRDTVHDQAFNVGRDEDVVQIRTVAEQVAELTGMPVTFAEGAGADARNYRVDFTKIRTLLPAADPRWTVRDGIEELWRDMQARGLSADDFEGPRYVRLARIRELADAGALDLTELRLAVSA, via the coding sequence ATGCGGGTTCTCGTCACCGGTGACCGAGGCTACATCGGCGCGGTTCTCGTGCCGTTCTTCCAGGCACGCGGGCACGACGTCGTCGGCCTCGACGCGGGGTGGTACGACGGCTGCGACTTCGGGCCCCAGCCCGGCGGCTACGAGCAGCGCACGGGCGACGTGCGTGACGCCCGCCCCGAGGACCTCGAGGGGTTCGACGCCGTCGTGCACCTCGCGGCCATCAGCAACGACCCGATCGGGCACCTCAACCCGCAGGCCACCTACGACGTGAACTGCTGGGGTGCCGTCCACATGGCGAAGGCGGCCAAGGCCGCCGGTGTCGGCAGGTTCCTGTTCTCCTCGTCGTGCTCGCTCTACGGTGCGGCGGGCGACGCGCCCGTCAGCGAGGCGAGCGCCTTCCACCCGGTGACGCCCTACGGCGAGAGCAAGGTCATGGCCGAGCAGGCGATCTCGCCGCTGGCGGACGACGGCTTCAGCCCCGTGTACCTGCGCAACGCGACCGCCTACGGCTCGAGCCCGCGACTGCGCGCCGACATCGTCGTCAACAACCTCACCGGGACCGCGTTCACGCGAGGTGAGGTGCGGCTGCAGTCGGACGGCTCGCCCTGGCGTCCGCTGGTGCACGTTCTCGACATCTCCAGCGCGTTCCTCGCGGCGCTCGAGGCGCCGCGCGACACTGTGCACGACCAGGCGTTCAACGTGGGCCGCGACGAGGACGTGGTGCAGATCCGCACCGTCGCCGAGCAGGTCGCGGAGCTCACGGGCATGCCTGTGACGTTCGCCGAGGGCGCCGGCGCCGACGCGCGCAACTACCGTGTCGACTTCACCAAGATCCGCACGCTGCTGCCCGCGGCCGATCCCCGGTGGACGGTTCGGGACGGGATCGAGGAGCTGTGGCGCGACATGCAGGCGCGTGGGCTGTCGGCCGACGACTTCGAGGGGCCCCGGTACGTGCGCCTCGCTCGGATCCGCGAGCTCGCCGACGCCGGTGCGCTCGACCTGACCGAGCTGCGGCTGGCGGTCTCCGCATGA
- a CDS encoding acyltransferase family protein: MALNALRFGAALVVVVSHVRPLLYVDFSQALDAGPGPRAIYAVTTLGHQAVIVFFVLSGYWVGGSVLRGLRERRFDVARYATSRAVRLWIVLLPAMVLTQALDRSGTWFFPDSDVYAGSTAYHLVVPQDGALHRLGALTTLGNAVFLQSLAVPQLGTDTPLWSLALEFWYYVIFPAVLLAVWRGVARRVRLVAALVGAVGLAVLWYGHTQGSQGLVLFPTWLVGAGVAWALEPVGRALGRVPAWALGPVRAATVVAVVGVALVHHALGEGFALSLVLALVAGLLVALLTTDVRGVVRRFWNPFSWGAEWSYSLYATHVPVIAFVTAILAPVAAGRRQLTWATLPVGLGVAAVAVLVALAVYAVAERHTGALRAVLLRAVPRPRLFAPVPADAGTRVANHPPRAGFHPLDH; encoded by the coding sequence GTGGCCTTGAACGCGCTGCGGTTCGGGGCCGCGCTGGTCGTCGTCGTGAGCCACGTCCGGCCCCTGCTCTACGTCGACTTCAGCCAGGCGCTGGACGCCGGGCCGGGCCCGCGCGCGATCTACGCGGTGACGACCCTGGGGCACCAGGCGGTCATCGTCTTCTTCGTCCTGAGCGGGTACTGGGTCGGCGGGAGCGTCCTGCGCGGCCTGCGTGAGCGCCGGTTCGACGTGGCGCGCTATGCGACGTCGCGCGCCGTCCGGCTGTGGATCGTCCTCCTGCCCGCGATGGTGCTGACGCAGGCCCTCGACCGCTCCGGGACCTGGTTCTTCCCCGACAGCGACGTCTACGCCGGGTCGACCGCTTATCACCTCGTGGTGCCGCAGGACGGGGCGCTGCACCGTCTCGGAGCCCTGACCACGCTCGGCAACGCGGTCTTCCTCCAGTCGCTGGCCGTGCCGCAGCTCGGCACGGACACGCCGCTGTGGTCCCTCGCCCTCGAGTTCTGGTACTACGTGATCTTCCCGGCCGTGCTGCTCGCCGTGTGGCGCGGCGTCGCGCGGCGCGTCCGGCTGGTCGCCGCGCTCGTCGGGGCGGTCGGCCTGGCAGTGCTCTGGTACGGCCACACGCAGGGCTCCCAGGGGCTGGTGCTGTTCCCCACGTGGCTCGTCGGTGCCGGTGTCGCATGGGCGCTCGAGCCGGTCGGCCGGGCCCTGGGGCGCGTGCCGGCATGGGCGCTGGGGCCGGTGCGCGCCGCGACCGTCGTCGCTGTCGTCGGGGTCGCCCTCGTGCACCACGCGCTCGGTGAGGGGTTCGCGCTCAGCCTGGTGCTCGCGTTGGTCGCGGGCCTGCTCGTGGCGCTGCTGACGACCGACGTCCGCGGGGTGGTCCGCCGCTTCTGGAACCCCTTCTCGTGGGGTGCGGAGTGGTCGTACTCGCTGTACGCGACCCACGTACCCGTGATCGCGTTCGTCACCGCGATCCTCGCGCCGGTCGCCGCGGGGCGTCGGCAGCTGACGTGGGCGACCTTGCCTGTCGGGCTGGGGGTGGCCGCCGTCGCGGTCCTCGTCGCGCTCGCGGTCTACGCCGTCGCCGAGCGGCACACGGGAGCGCTGCGCGCGGTCCTGCTGCGGGCGGTCCCGCGGCCACGGCTGTTCGCACCGGTGCCGGCCGACGCCGGGACGAGGGTGGCGAATCACCCACCCCGGGCGGGTTTCCACCCTCTCGACCACTGA